One genomic segment of Arthrobacter sp. Marseille-P9274 includes these proteins:
- a CDS encoding YafY family protein, with protein sequence MLETSARLLQLLSLLQVRREWTGPALAERMGVTERTVRRDVGKLRSLGYPINASPGVAGGYQLGAGAQLPPLLLDDDEAVAVALGLSAVAASPVAGVAEASVRALTKLEQVLPGRLRPKFGMLRNAVTTLPGPRAAVDPEILTSLSAAITDRRVVGFRYAKADGESSRRLAEPYGLVDAGHRWYLVAWDLGREDWRTFRADRFGSVPVPRGRFTPRPLPGPDLAGYVHESIVRSPYRYDVVVRIDAPVQQVAEKVPPQVAELEDDGGRTVLRAGFDSLEYPLIQLAGLGFAFEIIEPAEFRDRARELGSRLREAGRTERPASP encoded by the coding sequence ATGCTTGAGACCTCGGCCCGCCTGCTGCAACTGCTGTCGCTGCTGCAGGTACGCCGCGAATGGACGGGCCCGGCGCTGGCGGAGCGGATGGGCGTCACCGAGCGTACGGTCCGGCGGGACGTCGGCAAGCTGCGCAGCCTCGGCTACCCCATCAACGCCTCTCCGGGCGTCGCCGGAGGCTACCAGTTGGGAGCCGGCGCACAGCTGCCGCCGCTGCTGCTCGACGATGACGAAGCCGTCGCCGTCGCCCTGGGCCTGAGTGCCGTGGCAGCGAGTCCGGTGGCCGGCGTTGCCGAGGCCTCCGTCCGGGCGCTCACCAAGCTGGAACAGGTGCTGCCGGGAAGGCTGCGGCCGAAGTTCGGCATGCTCAGGAACGCCGTGACAACGCTGCCCGGTCCCCGCGCCGCCGTGGATCCCGAGATCCTGACCAGCCTTTCCGCGGCGATCACCGATCGTCGGGTGGTGGGATTCCGCTACGCCAAAGCGGACGGCGAAAGCTCGCGCAGGCTGGCCGAGCCCTACGGACTCGTGGATGCCGGGCACCGCTGGTACCTGGTGGCGTGGGATCTTGGCCGGGAGGACTGGCGGACCTTCCGCGCCGACCGCTTCGGGAGCGTGCCGGTGCCTCGCGGCCGCTTCACGCCCCGCCCGCTGCCGGGCCCGGACCTGGCCGGCTACGTCCACGAGTCCATCGTCCGCTCGCCCTACCGGTACGACGTGGTGGTCCGCATCGACGCGCCGGTGCAGCAGGTGGCGGAGAAGGTGCCGCCGCAGGTGGCGGAACTGGAGGACGACGGCGGGCGCACCGTCCTGCGGGCGGGTTTCGATTCGCTGGAGTACCCGTTGATCCAGCTGGCCGGTTTGGGCTTCGCCTTCGAGATCATCGAACCGGCGGAATTCCGGGACCGCGCCCGTGAATTGGGTTCGAGACTGCGTGAGGCCGGGCGCACGGAGCGCCCGGCCTCACCGTAG